The following are encoded in a window of Brockia lithotrophica genomic DNA:
- a CDS encoding YrzE family protein, giving the protein MEFVKAYVLSLVLFVLVGTAVVLVFPGRDGEVEVGREMWSLPGLVLGTHLGVAYAAGWFLGSRQNEGGWPAGALLGALYLATLAGFAWIFFDRTPNLPTVALLVGATAAGALGTLSSHLFLRRTPHRRKR; this is encoded by the coding sequence ATGGAGTTCGTCAAGGCGTACGTGCTCTCGCTCGTCCTTTTCGTCCTCGTGGGCACGGCGGTGGTCCTCGTGTTCCCGGGTAGGGACGGAGAAGTCGAAGTCGGACGGGAGATGTGGTCGCTTCCCGGACTCGTCCTGGGGACGCACCTGGGCGTGGCGTACGCAGCCGGATGGTTTCTCGGAAGCAGACAAAACGAAGGAGGGTGGCCGGCAGGGGCGCTCCTCGGCGCCCTCTACCTCGCCACCCTCGCCGGGTTTGCCTGGATCTTCTTCGACCGAACGCCCAACCTCCCGACGGTCGCCCTCCTCGTGGGAGCGACGGCCGCCGGCGCGTTGGGAACCCTTTCGTCGCACCTGTTCCTCCGCCGAACGCCGCACCGGCGGAAGCGCTGA
- the yajC gene encoding preprotein translocase subunit YajC, producing the protein MPVPYEPTATLAQTGGDGSIAQVYAQYSSLILLLLMFVLFYFLLIRPQQKRQKERERMLAALKKGDRVVTIGGLHGTIVDLDDKTVVLRAGDSRLTFERSAISAVLRDDKGEK; encoded by the coding sequence ATGCCCGTGCCTTACGAGCCCACGGCAACCCTGGCGCAGACCGGCGGAGACGGCAGCATCGCCCAGGTGTACGCCCAGTATTCCTCGCTCATCCTTCTCCTCCTCATGTTCGTCCTCTTTTACTTCCTCCTCATCCGCCCGCAACAAAAGCGGCAAAAAGAGCGCGAGCGTATGCTCGCCGCCCTGAAGAAGGGAGACCGGGTAGTGACCATCGGCGGCCTGCACGGCACGATCGTCGACCTCGACGACAAGACGGTCGTCCTCCGCGCCGGCGACAGCCGGCTCACGTTTGAACGAAGCGCCATAAGCGCCGTCCTCCGCGACGACAAGGGGGAAAAGTGA
- the tgt gene encoding tRNA guanosine(34) transglycosylase Tgt, with protein sequence MAIRFEVLVRDRRSGARVGRLVTPHGTFETPMFMPVGTQATVKTLTPEELREIGAKIVLANTYHLWLRPGEDVVAEAGGLHRFMAWDGAILTDSGGFQVFSLAERRRVEEEGVYFRSHLDGSVKFMSPEVSIAVQNALGADIIMAFDECPPLEADRAYVEASAARTLRWAERSLRAHRYPERQALFGIVQGGFYPDLRVAHARALVALDFPGYAVGGLSIGEPKEVMYRILEETVPHLPEGKPRYLMGVGSPDAIFAAVERGIDLFDSVLPTRIARNGTAMTSRGRLVVRNAEYRRSWEPLDANCDCKVCRTFTRGYLRHLFHAEEMLGPRLLTYHNLYFLLSLMEGIRASIREGRFQEFKEAFLSAYYADQPHRGF encoded by the coding sequence TTGGCCATTCGCTTTGAAGTCCTCGTCCGCGATCGCCGTTCCGGAGCGCGCGTGGGCAGATTGGTAACGCCGCACGGGACGTTCGAAACCCCGATGTTCATGCCTGTGGGCACGCAGGCTACGGTGAAGACGCTTACACCCGAAGAACTGCGCGAGATCGGGGCGAAGATCGTCCTCGCCAACACGTACCATCTCTGGCTCAGGCCGGGAGAGGACGTTGTGGCCGAGGCCGGGGGGCTACACCGCTTCATGGCGTGGGACGGTGCGATCCTCACGGACAGCGGTGGCTTTCAGGTGTTCAGCCTTGCGGAACGCCGGCGCGTCGAAGAGGAGGGTGTGTACTTCCGTTCCCACCTCGACGGCAGCGTGAAGTTCATGAGCCCCGAAGTTTCCATCGCCGTACAAAACGCCTTGGGGGCGGACATCATCATGGCCTTCGACGAATGCCCGCCCCTCGAGGCTGACCGAGCGTACGTCGAGGCGTCCGCCGCACGTACGCTTCGCTGGGCCGAGCGGAGCCTCCGCGCCCACCGCTACCCCGAGCGGCAGGCCCTGTTCGGCATCGTGCAGGGGGGGTTCTACCCCGACCTCCGCGTCGCTCACGCCCGCGCCCTCGTCGCCCTTGACTTTCCTGGATACGCTGTGGGAGGATTGAGCATAGGCGAACCTAAGGAGGTCATGTACCGGATCCTCGAGGAAACGGTCCCACACCTTCCGGAGGGAAAGCCGCGGTACCTCATGGGAGTCGGTTCCCCCGACGCGATCTTTGCCGCCGTTGAGCGGGGGATCGACCTCTTCGATTCCGTGCTCCCCACGCGCATCGCCCGCAACGGGACGGCGATGACGTCCCGGGGGCGTCTCGTGGTGCGAAACGCCGAATACCGGCGCTCCTGGGAGCCCCTCGATGCGAATTGCGACTGCAAGGTGTGCCGAACCTTTACCCGGGGGTACCTCCGCCACCTCTTTCACGCGGAGGAGATGCTCGGTCCCCGGCTCCTCACGTACCACAACCTCTACTTTCTCCTATCCCTCATGGAAGGGATCCGCGCTTCGATTCGCGAGGGGCGCTTTCAGGAGTTCAAGGAAGCGTTTCTCTCCGCGTACTACGCGGACCAACCGCACCGGGGGTTTTGA
- the queA gene encoding tRNA preQ1(34) S-adenosylmethionine ribosyltransferase-isomerase QueA: MKLSDFDYELPEELIAQEPLPERDASRLMVLYRAEGRWEHRRFRELPNFLRSGDVLVFNDSRVIPARLYGRKADTGARVELLLVEPRGGPWRWKVLARPARRLRPGTVVEILPVSPEASERASAALRAVVEEALDGGVRVVRFDLGAGGDEGDFFRLLERVGRVPLPPYVRRELRDPERYQTVYARERGSVAAPTAGLHFTPELLSALAARGVTFAYVTLHVGLGTFRPVTEEDPTRHRMHEEPYRLPPETAEVLETARREGRMVLAVGTTSLRVLETVYRRHGRFVPEEGVTDLFLYPGIPVRSVQGLLTNFHLPRSTLLMLVAAFAGYELTMAAYRAAVRERYRFFSFGDAMLIV; this comes from the coding sequence ATGAAGCTGTCCGACTTCGACTACGAACTTCCGGAAGAGCTCATCGCCCAAGAGCCCCTGCCCGAACGGGACGCTTCGCGCCTCATGGTCCTCTATCGGGCAGAGGGGCGTTGGGAGCACCGGCGTTTCCGCGAGCTTCCGAACTTCCTCCGATCGGGAGACGTCCTCGTGTTCAACGACTCCCGCGTGATTCCCGCACGCCTGTACGGCCGCAAGGCGGATACGGGTGCGCGCGTGGAACTCCTCCTCGTAGAGCCGCGGGGCGGGCCTTGGCGGTGGAAGGTGCTCGCACGTCCCGCGCGCCGCCTGCGACCCGGTACGGTCGTAGAGATCCTTCCCGTGTCCCCGGAAGCTTCCGAGCGCGCGTCTGCCGCGCTGCGCGCCGTCGTGGAGGAGGCGCTCGACGGCGGAGTGCGGGTCGTCCGCTTCGATCTCGGTGCGGGAGGAGACGAGGGGGATTTCTTTCGCCTCCTCGAGCGGGTCGGACGGGTCCCCCTGCCGCCCTACGTGCGCCGCGAGCTGCGCGACCCCGAGCGCTACCAGACGGTATACGCGCGGGAGCGCGGTTCGGTGGCCGCCCCTACGGCAGGGCTTCACTTTACTCCCGAACTCCTCAGCGCCCTTGCCGCCCGGGGGGTGACCTTCGCCTACGTCACCCTTCACGTGGGGCTGGGGACGTTTCGCCCCGTAACCGAGGAAGATCCCACCCGGCACCGCATGCACGAAGAACCGTACCGTCTGCCGCCGGAGACGGCGGAAGTCCTCGAGACGGCGCGGCGGGAAGGGCGGATGGTCCTCGCCGTAGGGACAACGAGCCTCCGCGTCCTCGAGACCGTGTACCGGCGGCACGGGCGCTTCGTGCCGGAGGAAGGGGTGACGGACCTCTTCCTCTACCCGGGCATTCCCGTCCGTTCCGTTCAGGGCCTCCTCACGAACTTCCACCTTCCCCGTTCGACGCTCCTCATGCTCGTTGCGGCGTTTGCGGGTTACGAACTCACCATGGCCGCGTACCGCGCCGCAGTGCGAGAGCGTTACCGCTTCTTCAGCTTCGGCGACGCCATGCTCATCGTATAG
- a CDS encoding DUF1861 family protein translates to MVQIRRARSAEDLLRELRAGEGPFRAEILHFVGVDDRDVYNITPPFCDAGRWLIAGRVENRRSEVSEVYFFAENERGEWELLPDTPIFSLQDPFVARVQGELVFGGVETFIHPRGVPPRFWWWRTILFRGSDVRSLRPFFYGPDGMKDIRLVELKDGRIGVFTRPQGKVGGRGKIGFFTVESLDELRPDLFESAPILEGLFLDEEWGGVNEAQLLPDGRLAVIGHIARFADEVTRYRDYYALTFVFDPVTFHFTDVRIVAERRNFVEGPAKREDVANVVFPGGLVRNPDGTAVLYAGVSDAGAQRLFMPDVFRPYGLLPNPLHTPCGPRIER, encoded by the coding sequence ATGGTACAGATCAGACGGGCGCGTTCGGCCGAAGACCTCCTTCGCGAGCTGCGGGCCGGGGAGGGGCCGTTCCGCGCAGAAATCCTGCACTTCGTCGGCGTTGACGACCGAGATGTGTACAACATCACCCCTCCCTTTTGCGATGCCGGGCGCTGGCTCATCGCCGGCCGGGTAGAAAACCGCCGCAGCGAGGTCTCCGAGGTGTATTTTTTTGCGGAAAACGAACGAGGCGAATGGGAACTCCTCCCGGACACGCCCATCTTTTCCCTCCAAGACCCTTTTGTCGCACGCGTGCAGGGTGAACTCGTCTTCGGCGGCGTAGAGACGTTCATCCACCCGCGGGGGGTACCGCCGCGCTTTTGGTGGTGGCGGACCATCCTCTTCCGCGGTTCCGACGTGCGTTCCCTTCGCCCCTTCTTCTACGGACCGGACGGGATGAAGGACATTCGGCTCGTCGAACTCAAGGACGGGCGTATTGGCGTCTTTACGCGCCCGCAGGGCAAGGTAGGGGGGCGGGGGAAGATCGGCTTCTTCACCGTGGAGAGCCTGGACGAACTTCGCCCCGACCTCTTCGAGTCCGCCCCCATTCTCGAAGGCCTCTTTTTGGACGAGGAATGGGGCGGGGTAAACGAAGCCCAGCTCCTTCCGGATGGTCGGCTTGCCGTCATCGGCCACATCGCGCGCTTTGCCGACGAGGTGACGCGCTACCGCGACTACTACGCCCTCACCTTCGTCTTCGACCCGGTGACGTTTCACTTTACCGACGTGCGGATCGTCGCGGAGCGGCGCAACTTTGTGGAAGGCCCGGCGAAGCGGGAGGACGTAGCGAACGTCGTGTTTCCCGGCGGCCTCGTGCGCAATCCCGACGGGACGGCCGTCCTCTACGCAGGCGTAAGCGACGCGGGCGCCCAGCGCCTCTTCATGCCCGACGTCTTCAGGCCCTACGGCCTTCTTCCCAACCCCCTGCACACGCCCTGCGGGCCGCGGATCGAGCGATGA
- a CDS encoding sugar phosphate nucleotidyltransferase, with translation MQALLLAGGMGSRLRPITEDLPKPMVPLGNRPWLASLILHLRKEGVSRFVLAVKHHAHVIEEYFGDGSSLGVEIRYAREREYLGTAGAIKNAEPYLEDRFLVVNADIVHLVDLERLLAFHAEHGGAVTIGLTEVEDPSAYGVVAQGERGEILRFVEKPKIEEAPSRRINAGVYVLERRVLDAIPRGREVSIEREIFPRLIAEGAGVYGLLLDGYWMDIGTPERYRQAHWDLLDGAFRLPEFPAGAKSGIYVGRRVRIGKNVRLVPPLLLSDDVVVEDDAVVGPYAILGEGVRVGRGATVTRTILWRRARVGELSHLSETIGCEGVETPPAYTVHAAILKVSRERLLALRAAAQVASSASAEEVAPKAVPNR, from the coding sequence ATGCAGGCGTTGTTGCTCGCGGGGGGGATGGGCTCTCGCCTTCGCCCCATCACGGAGGACCTGCCGAAGCCGATGGTTCCCCTGGGAAATCGCCCGTGGCTCGCATCGCTGATCCTGCATCTCCGCAAGGAGGGCGTGTCGCGCTTTGTGCTCGCCGTGAAACACCACGCCCACGTGATCGAAGAGTACTTCGGAGACGGCTCTTCGCTCGGCGTGGAGATCCGCTACGCCCGGGAACGGGAATACCTCGGCACGGCAGGGGCGATTAAGAACGCCGAACCGTATCTGGAAGACCGCTTTCTCGTCGTCAACGCGGACATCGTACACCTGGTAGATCTCGAGCGACTCCTCGCCTTCCACGCAGAACACGGGGGCGCGGTGACCATAGGGCTTACGGAGGTCGAAGATCCTTCCGCTTACGGCGTCGTGGCCCAGGGGGAACGGGGGGAAATCCTCCGCTTCGTCGAAAAGCCAAAGATCGAAGAAGCGCCCTCGCGTCGGATCAACGCGGGGGTGTACGTTCTCGAACGGCGCGTGCTCGACGCGATCCCTCGGGGCCGCGAGGTGTCCATCGAGCGGGAGATCTTTCCCCGCCTCATTGCCGAAGGAGCGGGCGTTTACGGCCTCCTCCTCGACGGCTACTGGATGGACATCGGAACACCGGAGCGCTATCGCCAAGCGCACTGGGACCTCCTCGACGGTGCATTCCGGCTTCCGGAATTTCCCGCAGGAGCAAAGAGCGGCATATACGTGGGTAGGCGCGTGCGCATCGGGAAGAACGTGCGCCTCGTGCCCCCGCTTCTTCTGTCCGACGACGTGGTCGTGGAAGACGACGCCGTCGTCGGACCGTACGCAATCCTCGGAGAAGGCGTGCGCGTCGGCCGCGGCGCGACGGTCACGCGGACGATCCTCTGGCGCCGCGCCCGCGTCGGCGAGCTGAGCCATCTCTCCGAGACGATCGGGTGCGAAGGGGTGGAGACGCCACCCGCGTACACGGTACACGCGGCGATCCTCAAGGTTTCCCGCGAACGGCTCCTGGCGTTGCGCGCCGCCGCGCAGGTGGCCTCCTCCGCATCCGCAGAAGAAGTCGCGCCAAAGGCGGTGCCCAACCGATGA
- a CDS encoding glycosyltransferase, with amino-acid sequence MKFLFVSTFPPTACGIATFTSHLRNGMIASLGLAQEDLPVLAVVPPGETVPESPFLRTLPKEDREAYREAAEWVNASDVDVVNVQHEFGIFGGGEGRYLLDFLSRLEKPVITTFHTVFSRRTPPYDAIQEEILARSTLAVVMTPSAVRYLVEQYGIPPEKVRVIPHGAPAKPRFSREALRRKWDVPGRKVVLSFGLISRSKGIDRFLTYLPEVVKEVPELLYLVAGQTHPEVRRREGEAYREELVRLVRELGLEEHVRFVDRFLSDEELVELLAVSDVYITHYPGLEQISSGTLAYAVGLGRPVLSTPYTYARDLLGRFPDLLLPYGDQDAWSSALKRILRDDAYRKGLERRLRAVGRRMRWENVGRAMWELGKALAPEVEVKPSHG; translated from the coding sequence ATGAAATTCCTCTTCGTGAGCACCTTTCCCCCGACGGCGTGCGGGATTGCCACCTTTACCTCCCACCTGCGAAACGGCATGATCGCCTCCCTTGGACTCGCCCAGGAAGATCTCCCCGTCCTCGCCGTCGTACCCCCCGGGGAAACGGTGCCGGAAAGCCCCTTCCTCCGCACCCTCCCTAAAGAAGACCGGGAGGCCTATCGAGAGGCGGCGGAGTGGGTAAACGCTTCGGACGTCGACGTCGTGAACGTTCAACACGAGTTCGGGATCTTCGGCGGCGGGGAGGGGCGATACCTCCTCGACTTTTTGTCGCGGCTCGAAAAACCGGTCATCACGACGTTTCACACCGTTTTTTCTCGCCGAACCCCTCCCTACGACGCCATACAGGAGGAAATCCTCGCCCGCAGCACCCTAGCCGTCGTGATGACGCCGAGTGCCGTCCGCTACCTCGTAGAGCAGTACGGGATTCCGCCGGAAAAGGTTCGGGTGATCCCCCACGGCGCACCGGCAAAGCCGCGGTTCAGCCGCGAAGCCCTGCGGAGGAAATGGGACGTGCCGGGACGCAAGGTCGTCCTGAGCTTCGGCCTCATCAGCCGCAGCAAAGGGATCGACCGCTTCCTCACCTACCTTCCGGAGGTCGTGAAGGAGGTGCCGGAGCTCCTCTACCTCGTCGCGGGACAAACGCACCCCGAGGTGCGGCGCCGAGAAGGCGAAGCCTACCGCGAGGAGCTCGTACGCCTCGTCCGCGAACTTGGCCTCGAGGAACACGTGCGCTTCGTCGACCGCTTCCTGAGCGACGAAGAGCTCGTGGAACTCCTCGCCGTAAGCGACGTATACATCACCCACTACCCGGGACTCGAGCAGATCTCCAGCGGCACGCTGGCGTACGCCGTAGGGCTCGGCCGTCCCGTCCTCTCTACGCCCTACACGTACGCCCGCGACCTCCTGGGGCGATTTCCCGACCTCCTCCTCCCTTACGGCGACCAGGACGCATGGTCGTCGGCGCTGAAGCGGATCCTCCGGGACGACGCGTACCGGAAGGGACTCGAACGCCGACTCCGTGCCGTAGGCCGGAGGATGCGCTGGGAAAACGTGGGCCGCGCGATGTGGGAACTGGGCAAGGCGCTGGCCCCGGAAGTCGAGGTGAAGCCGAGCCATGGATAG
- a CDS encoding glycosyl transferase, whose translation MDRGRKVSFRHLFRLTDRTGLLEHAHKLLPRRKEGYTADDNARALWAALAWSRELPDGELRNALLERAEIYLAFLEWVSLPDGRFHNNVTYDGRPEEESPSDDLHGRVLWALAWAERSFPQRPHRKLATELLEHALGPVRRGEIRALRGMAYTLAALAYRGIRSTEERRAFDEMLAEFRAAFAAHAREGWTWFEPRLTYSNALLPWGLLAAYEVTGDREIRDIALAALDFLIRTTTDARRGIVRPVGNRGWGEPGKIARFDQQPVDVWKLAMATEKAYALTRNPLYRETFARAAAWFTGANDLGVPLVDEEEGAAYDGLTPTGPNENAGAEATLSYLMTAYYAVRMAALTGRHFILTPQGESVFFAELEQAGRRAL comes from the coding sequence ATGGATAGGGGTCGAAAGGTTTCCTTTCGCCACCTGTTCCGCCTGACGGACCGCACCGGACTTCTGGAGCACGCCCACAAGCTCCTCCCGCGCCGCAAGGAGGGCTACACCGCGGACGACAACGCCCGCGCCCTCTGGGCGGCGCTCGCGTGGAGCCGCGAACTCCCCGACGGAGAACTTCGGAATGCCCTCCTCGAACGGGCGGAAATCTACCTCGCGTTCCTCGAATGGGTGAGTTTGCCCGACGGCCGCTTCCACAACAACGTCACCTACGACGGCCGCCCGGAGGAGGAGTCCCCCTCCGACGACCTGCACGGCCGCGTCCTTTGGGCGCTTGCATGGGCGGAGAGGAGTTTCCCCCAGCGTCCGCACAGGAAGCTCGCCACCGAACTCCTCGAACACGCGTTGGGCCCCGTGCGGCGGGGGGAAATCCGCGCGCTTCGGGGGATGGCCTATACCTTGGCCGCCCTCGCCTACCGCGGAATCCGTAGCACCGAAGAGCGTCGCGCCTTCGACGAGATGCTCGCCGAATTCCGCGCGGCCTTTGCGGCGCACGCCCGGGAAGGGTGGACGTGGTTCGAACCGCGGCTCACGTACTCCAACGCCCTTCTTCCGTGGGGGCTTCTCGCAGCGTACGAGGTCACGGGCGATCGGGAGATTCGCGACATCGCCCTCGCCGCGCTCGACTTTTTGATCCGCACGACGACCGACGCCCGCCGCGGGATTGTCCGCCCGGTCGGCAACCGCGGTTGGGGAGAACCGGGGAAGATCGCCCGCTTCGATCAGCAACCCGTCGACGTCTGGAAGCTCGCCATGGCGACGGAAAAGGCGTACGCCCTCACGCGCAACCCCCTCTACCGGGAGACGTTCGCGCGCGCGGCGGCCTGGTTTACGGGGGCCAACGACCTCGGAGTTCCCCTCGTCGACGAAGAAGAGGGTGCTGCCTACGACGGCCTCACGCCGACCGGGCCCAACGAAAACGCGGGGGCGGAGGCGACGCTCTCCTACCTCATGACCGCCTACTACGCCGTCCGCATGGCTGCCCTCACGGGCCGACACTTCATTCTCACGCCGCAAGGCGAAAGCGTCTTCTTTGCCGAACTCGAGCAGGCAGGCCGTCGGGCCTTGTAA
- a CDS encoding glycosyltransferase family 4 protein, protein MPPRAYGPWEYVAGSLARGLVERGYDVVLFATADADTPARLEAVCPGPLGERDDLPPRPCELMHVAHALKRAEELELELLHNHMNYLPLPFTPLVSVPVLTTLHGAALLEADSRFLYRRFPHLPYVSISYAERQGAPELRYVANVYNGIDLADFTFVERPGSYLLFLGRLSPVKGPDLAIEVSRRTGIPLKLAGPVPPEDREFFETKIRPHVNGRSIEYIGEVGPRERDRLLGGALALLHLVRAPEPFGLVMVEAMATGTPVIGTARGSVPEIVEDGVTGFVVEDLEGAVQAVPRVAELRRADARRRVEEHFTLDHMVEGYIRAYETVLGEP, encoded by the coding sequence ATCCCACCCCGCGCGTACGGGCCTTGGGAATACGTCGCCGGCAGCCTCGCCCGAGGGCTCGTCGAACGCGGGTACGACGTCGTCCTCTTCGCCACGGCCGACGCGGACACGCCCGCGCGCCTGGAAGCTGTCTGTCCGGGACCTCTGGGCGAACGGGACGACCTTCCGCCGCGGCCGTGCGAACTCATGCACGTCGCCCACGCCCTGAAGCGCGCCGAGGAGCTGGAACTCGAGCTCCTCCACAACCACATGAACTACCTCCCCCTTCCCTTCACGCCGCTCGTCTCGGTACCCGTCCTCACCACGTTGCACGGAGCCGCGCTTCTGGAGGCGGACTCTCGCTTTCTCTACCGCCGCTTTCCCCACCTGCCGTACGTCTCTATCAGCTACGCGGAACGCCAGGGAGCGCCGGAACTCCGGTACGTGGCCAACGTCTACAACGGAATCGACCTCGCGGACTTCACCTTCGTCGAACGACCGGGTTCCTACCTCCTCTTCCTGGGGCGCCTTAGCCCCGTGAAGGGCCCGGATCTGGCCATCGAAGTCTCCCGCCGCACGGGGATCCCCCTCAAACTCGCGGGACCCGTTCCTCCCGAAGACCGCGAGTTCTTTGAAACGAAAATCCGCCCGCACGTAAACGGGCGGTCGATCGAGTACATAGGGGAGGTTGGGCCGCGCGAACGCGACCGCCTCCTCGGGGGCGCGCTGGCGCTTTTGCACCTCGTGCGGGCCCCAGAACCTTTCGGGCTCGTGATGGTCGAGGCGATGGCCACGGGCACGCCGGTGATCGGAACAGCGAGAGGCTCCGTGCCCGAAATCGTCGAGGACGGCGTGACCGGGTTTGTCGTGGAAGACCTCGAAGGAGCCGTACAGGCCGTGCCGCGCGTCGCCGAACTCCGCCGCGCGGACGCGCGAAGGCGCGTAGAAGAACACTTCACCCTCGACCACATGGTCGAGGGGTACATCCGGGCGTACGAAACGGTACTCGGAGAACCTTAA
- a CDS encoding DUF2905 domain-containing protein produces MLGEIGRILMVAGAVLFLLGALLALFGTHLPLGRLPGDIVIRREHTVFYFPLTTSLLVSLFLTLLLFLLQFLLRR; encoded by the coding sequence TTGCTCGGAGAGATCGGGCGCATCCTCATGGTTGCCGGAGCCGTTCTCTTCCTTCTGGGGGCGCTCCTCGCCCTGTTCGGAACGCACCTTCCGTTGGGGCGTCTTCCGGGAGACATCGTGATTCGCCGCGAGCACACGGTTTTTTACTTCCCCCTCACGACTTCGCTCCTCGTGAGCCTCTTTCTTACGCTCCTTCTCTTCCTCCTTCAATTCCTCCTCCGGCGGTGA
- the ruvB gene encoding Holliday junction branch migration DNA helicase RuvB yields the protein MDGAAFAWEEEATFSAASVGRDDSTGALRPAALDEYVGQREVIGNLRVFLAAARRRGEPLDHVLLYGPPGLGKTTLAHIIAREMGAELVATSGPVLERAGDLAAILSGLQEGDVLFIDEIHRIPRPVEEILYGAMEQFTLDIVLGKGPGARTFRLDLPRFTLVGATTRLGLLGAPLRDRFGVVFRLEYYEEDELARIVLRAASRLGVEVDGEAAAEIARRSRGTPRIALRLLRRVRDFAEVEGDGRISLAVARRALDRLRVDPAGLDPLDRRFLLTLIDVFGGGPAGLDALAAALGEDKGTLEEVYEPYLLGRGFLARTPRGRVALPRAYAHLGRPFPGEGEGGRG from the coding sequence ATGGACGGCGCGGCGTTTGCCTGGGAGGAGGAAGCGACGTTTTCCGCCGCTTCCGTCGGACGGGACGATTCGACCGGGGCCTTACGCCCCGCGGCCCTCGACGAATACGTCGGCCAGAGGGAAGTGATCGGCAACCTGCGCGTGTTCCTCGCCGCCGCGCGCCGACGCGGCGAGCCCCTCGACCACGTACTCCTCTACGGCCCGCCGGGACTCGGGAAAACGACGCTCGCCCACATCATCGCCCGAGAAATGGGGGCGGAGCTCGTGGCCACTTCCGGCCCTGTCCTCGAGCGCGCTGGCGACCTCGCGGCCATCCTTTCCGGACTTCAGGAAGGGGACGTGCTCTTCATCGACGAAATTCACCGGATTCCCCGTCCCGTGGAGGAGATCCTCTACGGGGCGATGGAACAGTTCACCTTAGACATCGTCCTCGGGAAGGGTCCGGGGGCGCGCACCTTCCGCCTCGACCTCCCGCGCTTCACCCTCGTCGGGGCGACGACGCGCCTGGGCCTCTTGGGGGCGCCCTTGAGGGACCGGTTCGGCGTCGTCTTCCGCCTCGAGTACTACGAGGAAGACGAACTCGCGCGCATCGTCCTTCGGGCGGCCTCCCGCCTCGGCGTGGAGGTAGATGGGGAGGCGGCGGCGGAAATCGCCCGCCGCTCCCGCGGTACACCTCGCATCGCCCTGCGCCTCCTCCGGCGCGTGCGCGATTTTGCCGAAGTGGAGGGAGACGGGAGGATTTCCCTCGCCGTCGCCCGCCGCGCCCTCGACCGTCTGCGGGTGGATCCGGCGGGGCTCGACCCGCTCGATCGACGCTTTCTCCTCACGCTTATCGACGTCTTTGGCGGCGGCCCCGCGGGGCTCGACGCCCTCGCCGCCGCCCTCGGGGAGGACAAGGGAACGCTCGAAGAGGTATACGAGCCCTACCTTTTGGGCCGTGGCTTTCTCGCCCGCACGCCTCGGGGTCGGGTAGCCCTTCCCCGCGCATACGCCCATCTCGGGCGCCCGTTTCCCGGGGAAGGAGAAGGGGGTAGGGGGTGA
- the ruvA gene encoding Holliday junction branch migration protein RuvA has product MIDFLRGRLVDEDAEGIVLEVGGMGFRLRTPRPLGLPRGSEVLLYTHLLFRERDVELYGFSTPEERRLFLLLLGVGGVGPRSALSALASFPPSELAWAIVREDRDLLRRIPGIGEKLAARLILELRDRLRKELGDELSAAASEGAAFREVLEALYALGFRPEEVYPHVRVAIAEAGEELDANALLRRVLRLLSRRERSAEGAGDVGRGG; this is encoded by the coding sequence GTGATCGACTTTCTCCGCGGTCGGCTTGTGGACGAAGACGCCGAGGGGATCGTGCTCGAGGTAGGGGGAATGGGGTTTCGCCTGCGCACGCCTCGGCCCTTGGGGCTCCCCCGGGGAAGCGAGGTGCTCCTCTACACCCACCTCCTCTTTCGCGAGCGGGACGTAGAGCTCTACGGCTTTTCGACGCCCGAAGAGCGCCGCCTCTTCCTCTTGCTCCTGGGGGTCGGCGGCGTCGGACCCCGAAGCGCCCTCTCCGCGTTGGCGTCCTTTCCCCCGTCGGAGCTCGCCTGGGCCATCGTCCGGGAAGATCGGGACCTCCTTCGGCGGATTCCGGGGATTGGGGAAAAGCTCGCCGCACGCCTCATCCTCGAACTGCGCGATCGCCTGCGCAAGGAGCTGGGGGACGAACTTTCCGCGGCCGCTTCGGAAGGGGCGGCCTTTCGGGAGGTCCTCGAGGCCCTGTACGCGCTCGGCTTTCGGCCGGAAGAGGTCTACCCCCACGTGCGCGTGGCGATTGCCGAAGCGGGCGAAGAACTGGACGCCAACGCCCTTCTCCGCCGCGTCCTTCGCCTCTTGTCCCGACGGGAACGTTCCGCGGAGGGAGCGGGGGACGTCGGACGGGGCGGCTGA